The DNA region TAATTTGGCATCGGATGGATAACCTTTGAATTTAAGCATAAGAAAAAATACCTAGTTTTGTTTTCCTATTTTTATCTGCATTCCTTTGGCGTTGTCATGTGGGAATTGAAGTCTGTAATAGCAGAGGTGATTAATTCACTTGCCCATTGGGGAAAGGAAAATATATCACAATCTAAACGAAAATGTAGTCGGATAATGACATATAAGTTCGAGTAAAAACGTATCTTTACATGGTGACATACGAAAATTAatttaaactaaaatttgtAATATTCAAAAAATCACCGTATTGTGTTTTAACGCAATTGCTAgctgcaataataattattgctCTATAAGCTGATCAACACTTTAAGTAACCGCATACAATTTGTTATTCTCAAAAGAAATAAGAAAgccatttattttcttttatcatcGATGGCTGCTGTCTGTCAGTCGAAATTGCGAGAACATGTAGGTTATGTAATTTAAAGGTCCGCTACATTTTCCagacaaaaatcaaaattttctttaaaaaacaatgatgatataggaaaatatatatcgatggtctaaaatgagataataacactaatcaaatacattatttacattgtaatctatgttaacaggGAAGATTTTTTTcactgttttgtcgtctggcgcagtggTTGTCAGCATAATACGATCTGCGTTGTGaaaattaacatatattttaataaaattgttcaaaaGATATTGATCAATTCAGTATTAACGGTAATCTAACTCTACAATTGCGACTCTACAAGATTATCAATCTACACGATTATCAATCTCGTTGTACactcccattttaaaaatcaaaagccatttcggaaaggtacTGGGCCTTTAATCAAAACAAgtttttttaagttaaattaTATCATGTTGGCCGGTAACTTAGATTAGAAGTGGTCTATGGTCGAATTACTTATTAACCAACCTAGTTTGTATTTGACATATAAGATTAATGCAACTTCTGTAACAGATTTTATATGCTTCTAAACTCAATCCACCTGACTGTGATATTTGAACGCGAGAACTGCAACTGCAATTTCATATTTAGTTTTATGATTAATTTCAGTAATGTATAATAGCTATTGTAATTCTACCGAAACTCAATGTTTGGTTTACATTTTTCTTAATGTTGCAGCTTGTGATCGTGTTGACATTTGCCTGCTTGCTGCACCATAGCAACGGGGCGACCGGAAGTAACACACATCATGTTACCCATAAGGCGACCCACCATCCCGCCCACCATGCGACGCATAGGCCGACAACACCGACCACTAGCATCAACCCATTAGACGCACAGCTAGGGGACGCGCGTCAGACACTGGAGGGCATGAGTCGGCAGCTAATGATGCAGCAGCTGGGAGTGGAAGAGCGAATCCGGTCGGACGGAGACTCGGGGATCAAGCAATCGATGGTCCGGCATAGAGGCACCAGACCCTACctcaatgacgtcatcaatccATATCCCGATGTATTGTTAGATGTTCGGAATAACAGAGACCGACTTGCTATCAGCACCAACGTTTTTGTCTTAAATGGCGTTGAGTTCAGATTACCATGGCAGAAATTTCAGCTTAGGATGCCAAGTAAGACAACTCATGACTGGCACAAAACAGAACCCATTCCTTACCCTAGGGTTCCCCCTTCAGTCCTCTCCAAGCACAAGATCAGCGAGCAAATCTTCGAGCTGCAGGAATACTTCAGGGCTTTCAAATACCAGGACACCAAAATACGGAGTGACTACGCTGACTTTTTCAAACCCGTGTTATGTTACTTAGAAGGTACATGGTTAAACGGAGCAGTTCATGACCAAAGTAGGTGGATGGCGGCTCCGTTGGAGCTTGAAGTATTGGCAGGTGATGGAATGGAAACAGGTCAAGCATTTAACCCGATCAAGATCATGAGTGTTGTCAATGGTACGGCCAGCTATGCTTATTGGAATTCACGTATCCTTTGTCATCCTATCCAGCAAGAACTTAAACTAGGGTCCTTCTTCATCAAAGATGACTTAGCCGCCAGATTGTCATCCAAAAAAAGTTTGTACGATTTCGGTAAGTCGAATTTAGCCAGATTTGACCTCATTGAATTTGGAAGACATCAACGTGGGTTCTCTGCAGATCTTGGTTACGGTGAGGGTATACCGACATTTAGTCATTACTCGACGCTAGATGCCATCATGGAGGAGATTCCAGGTAAAGACAATTATCCAGCAAATATTACCGGAGGAGAATTCGGTCTTATTGCTTACAACGCACACTTTCCCCGCAACAACACAAAACTGAACTTAGGTAACTACCACCATTGGTACCGTGTTGATCAGAAAGGAGCCATGGGTACCAAAGTTATCAATCGCGGGTTTGCTGACCGAACGTTGTGGGTGGCAGCCAATACACAACATAACGTAGCACCTATGTCTTATACATCATGCGTGAAGAGCAAAATCACGCACAAACAAGTTTGCACTCCTGATACATCACGATATTCCTACGCCATACCACTGGAAATTGTTTGGTTGACCCCACTACTTACATGGAACCCGTATAACTTGGCACGTATCGACGGAGACATTCATAAAAGCCCAGCAAACACCGTAACGGCGAATGGTCGCAATGGTCAAACGCCGGAGAAAGCTCTGAACGGAACAAACAAAGAGACCTTCTATCAAACTCCTACAGAGTTCTTCAGAGAACGGGAAGCAGTTCATTATGTGCTGGACAGCGCAGGCCACCCACAGTCCGTGGTGCCATCTGGTACACAAACCATTCTGAAGGACATTCCTAGAGTCGGAAATGTACGTCTAAGGTACCCAATCTTACCAACCCACCAGGACGGTAATGCTATCTACAAAGAAGTAGACGCGCTAAAAGAGCTTGTGATGAACATGGCCAACGATGTCAGGTACTTGCACGAGAAACCCGCCGCCATCCAAAGCGTATTCAATCCCGCAGGTAGCGAGGAACACTACCACACATCTCATTCCTCAGCGGGAGCCCAAGTTGGCCTTCATCTTCACGATGTCTTCCTGTCTCAAGACGACCTGGATCAACTCCGTAAAGGTCAAACCGTAGCGGTCTACACCACGCTTAATAACGGACATCAGCACGTGCTGGAGATCTATAAGCAGTCTCCCTCCCACGGCTCTTACAGGAACAACCTCCGGATTTCACTTTGTGACGGGGAGCTTAGATGTTCCGATGGACACAGCAAAGTTCTCTATTACACAAACTTATAAGACTTGTCTAACTTATCCCGATTTGTTCCGTTTTCTTGAAACGAaatctaaataaactttatAACTTCAATCTTatggattttgttttaattcggCTGATGTATTATGCCATGTCGTCTTTGTCCGCCGTCCATCCACTTAATGGTGTTGGTTTCAGTTAGCTTATAACTTTTCTTTTGGGCCTGTAATGCCAtgaatcaaaaattaaaaaaagagtTTAATTGTCAATATTTAGGATATAGctttcagaaaattatttgttaAAAGTTCTAGTTGGAACACACATCGAGATTCAGTTACCCAGAAGTATTCATGTTGTCTGTATGCCGTTAGAGCCAAACTTGTAAAGGATTATGCAAGAAGCAAATGACCAAAGACCAATGAGAGTGAATCGAAAGTCAATGTCGAAGGTCAAAAGCTCTGGTTACATTTTTATGAGTATCTTACTTTGACATACTAAAGCAAAGATGAGGATAATGAATCATAAAATGGTTCAATGACCAAAAACCAATGCCAAATGTTAGAGGCCGTGGTTAGTGGCATGGGTCGACATTTTGTTATGACGTCATTCAAGCAAATATCATAAGGATTTATAATAAGGAATATGTGTGCCGTgtattgtgtgttgtttgttttcgGACCGTCAAATTTGGGTTTAATTAGATggacacaaaacaaaaagttCGATTGGCTTGTACTCGTTcttgtattgttaatttgaatttggttttcatattataaataaacaaaatattggcACATTGCTTAGAAAGTAAATTAAGTTCACCGGTATTGGTAATCCAATATAGGCAATATGTATTATGTCCGTAGATGACAATCCAGTAAGAAGTCCGTAGTTTCACATTCACTATTTGGAAATCCAACCTTGAAATGTATAATGAATATCCGATGGTTGACGTCCTGTACGTTTGATCGTTGGCAATCCAACTGCCTCCAAGTCACATGATTACGAATTCTTAAAACAGGAATGACCATTGTCCAGTTTCACAGGTAAACCGGATGTAACAAGATTAGTTGTAGAAAGGGTAATTATATTGGACGAAGGTACATCTACGCACGCCTATGACGAAACTAATACCGGTAGAAAGTGTTGAGATTAAAACACAAGGCATGTAGTAATCTTGGCATCATGCTTAGGCCAaaacaaatatgtctgtttagggttacccgaccggcCCTGTTTTTtaacccccgaccctaattccccccacttttctacgaaaaaatgggatttcgatctcagactccagttccgaccattattttagagtgaaagtcACTATTTTTGCCTATAtgaccctaaacagacatatttttttgggCCTAATGCATGTACTTATATAAGACTAGTGAACAAAGAAAACATAAGGATATTCTCTGTGATAAAAACACGGAGTCAACTGACCAAAGTCAatgattaaaatgaatatttgtatcACTAATTAATTGTTGAATCAAAGCCAATAACTTAAATGCCAACATAAAATATTgtagatgctccaccgctgacaagtgggttttttcactatcaaaaacagtagcagacgatttggtatttttcttcagttacaaaagttacttactttacatcattaccaccattgaaaagtttgagcttctaattttacttcaagttaaaaattaaaaaaaaaaaataattgcatccagaaaaaattccgtggcactatatcttatatggaattaagtactgattacgcatgcaccaaaagcaaaataaattatcttatattatttttgtgttaattagacatatatacacacgattaaacaccaattattgttcaagtaatgaatatcatttatgctctgtcggcggtggggcatctttaagtTTGTTCTTGAGGCCGGAACAGGTCAAGgacaaactttgtatcgttaCACTCAATCAAAACCATATGACATTATTATTTAAAGCTGACCGGAATCACGTGTTTCAAACGACTTATCCTCAATCTTCAGAGGTTGTCATCACTATCGTTATACCAACGCTTGGTTTATATTTTCGgtaaaaactgaccaatcacaggccggCAGAGACCTCTTTCGAATATCACAAAGGAGCGACGCCAAAGCCAGTAGATTCTATAGTGTACCACTATTCAACCGgatttctttttatgtatatcaaaggaccaaactatttCACCTAATTCGTAAGTTGTCGCACACATAACTTTGATATGGTATAGCCCAGGAGTATATGTAACCATAACCAAT from Argopecten irradians isolate NY chromosome 5, Ai_NY, whole genome shotgun sequence includes:
- the LOC138323444 gene encoding uncharacterized protein, which translates into the protein MLVIVLTFACLLHHSNGATGSNTHHVTHKATHHPAHHATHRPTTPTTSINPLDAQLGDARQTLEGMSRQLMMQQLGVEERIRSDGDSGIKQSMVRHRGTRPYLNDVINPYPDVLLDVRNNRDRLAISTNVFVLNGVEFRLPWQKFQLRMPSKTTHDWHKTEPIPYPRVPPSVLSKHKISEQIFELQEYFRAFKYQDTKIRSDYADFFKPVLCYLEGTWLNGAVHDQSRWMAAPLELEVLAGDGMETGQAFNPIKIMSVVNGTASYAYWNSRILCHPIQQELKLGSFFIKDDLAARLSSKKSLYDFGKSNLARFDLIEFGRHQRGFSADLGYGEGIPTFSHYSTLDAIMEEIPGKDNYPANITGGEFGLIAYNAHFPRNNTKLNLGNYHHWYRVDQKGAMGTKVINRGFADRTLWVAANTQHNVAPMSYTSCVKSKITHKQVCTPDTSRYSYAIPLEIVWLTPLLTWNPYNLARIDGDIHKSPANTVTANGRNGQTPEKALNGTNKETFYQTPTEFFREREAVHYVLDSAGHPQSVVPSGTQTILKDIPRVGNVRLRYPILPTHQDGNAIYKEVDALKELVMNMANDVRYLHEKPAAIQSVFNPAGSEEHYHTSHSSAGAQVGLHLHDVFLSQDDLDQLRKGQTVAVYTTLNNGHQHVLEIYKQSPSHGSYRNNLRISLCDGELRCSDGHSKVLYYTNL